TACAATATTTATCTGATCAGACAGTGGCACAATATTTTTAGCATTGAAAACGTCAATATTGTTAGACTTATTGACTGAATGTACAAATTAACCTCTGACCGCTGTTGGAAATGCATcaagaaaacacaaatttgcCTTGAAAAATACTTCTTCTTCTATTTGGTTTTATATAGCTTTCATCATTGTTTTCCTATTTGCAACTTTAGTATAcgctatttattttgttatgaaAAAACAAGAAGAATCGTGAATATTCCAAGCTTTTTCTTGTgtgcaaagaatttttttgcttcaatGCATTCTTATAAATTTTGGATAAATTAGCATTCTAGGAAAGCCACTTTCTCCACCATTATAAGTGTGATAGAAAAAGTGAATTGCAAATGAGTTAGAGCTTGTAGAGTTGACCAAAGTCAGAATTGACCAAATTTGATAACTTGAAGTTCAGgcttcgatgaatttttactTGACAACTGCTGTttggttaaaaaaaactgatgcTTCAAGTTTGATGTTCAAATatggaaaattggaaattacCTTTGATGCAACGACACAAGCCAGAGCCAAAATTGTATCCAAAATTGCGTACTTCATTCGGAAACATTTCTGTAAGTCCGATGAGTCTCTCAGCCAGCGATTCATCCTAAcaatacaataaaaattaattaatatgGGAAGAACCTAAAGTAGACGTAATGCTGAATAAGATTCATCTCTTTGACTATCGATTCAAATCAggattttttgttctattGATGTTTGGAGATATTGACTCTTAGCCAACAGATAAAATTTGCTATGGGAGATAACTGGCGTTTAGAATTTTTGTATGTTATCTAATGAAACCGACTGGAATCGGTACAACAAATTATCTTTtcgacataaaaaaaacttggagcaatcaattttttccagtGACACAAGTCTAATTTGTCCAATTGGATGGAAGAAAATTACGTAAGTACCGGAAGAccgaaactatgaaaaaattcggctggacttttttgctttcataGGTTACGATGGCGGGATCGGAGTTTTACGAGTCGGAACTCTATTAATCATTGATGTCACATTCTATCTTGCGTTGTTTCGTGTTTCTCGTAATTGATggaatcaaaatttattttgaatttggaAACGATTTCATCGATCGATCGGTAGGCATGGAAATCCTCGAAAACTCCATGGAATTCAATCCAACAGATACGAAGcgatcatttcatttttatgaatattgaTGAATAATACTGAATATTGAGGAATAATACTTACTTCTTCATCTTCACCATCATCCGGAAGAATCGATTTGATTTCAGGGGATCTTACGTCGCTGCTACCCATACCGCTGTCCAGTATTTCAACGACTTCAACTTCTTCGATCGAAGCCATATATGATACACTCAATCCGCACTTACGTTCAACTTTTATTCCACCCTTTGTATCGCTCGGTTATATTCGAATTGAGTAATActtcttttcttattttcttattcaatCCTTGCTCAGTATCTTCAATAATTTAAGATAATTGATGTATTTCACGATTTGCTTTGCCTCTTTGTGATTTATGTGCGCGCACGCAAAACCCGTATAACCCCCGTGAACAATTGTCCGTCCGCGGTCCGCGTGCTGCTGCTGCGTCCAGGTGCCGTGCCGATTATCACAATGAGATAACCACGCAATCGCAAACCAGTTTGCAGCGACGCCGTTGGCGACATTccacaataaaagaaatatacgGCTTTCTTTGTCCATGAGCATTGATGCTCGATCGGTAAGTCTTTATATTGTCCaatccaattattttttagaaaataGAGGTCACAATGAATCACAAAAATAATCATATATATCTTGATTGCATAAATTCGAGGATTAATGAGTGATCATTAAACCATTACATGTtgaagtgaaaatattttcatttattcatattATAAGTATTACATAGCTTTGTCCGGTGAAATATATGGAGTTACTTTACTAATTTAATGACAAGTTTGACAGAGCAATTTGTGGATGGATGATCATTCAGGTCCACCGCGCTAAAAAACaagcatgaaaaatgaattacgATATAATAATGAGAAATGAATACGT
This sequence is a window from Venturia canescens isolate UGA chromosome 8, ASM1945775v1, whole genome shotgun sequence. Protein-coding genes within it:
- the mge gene encoding mitochondrial import receptor subunit TOM22 homolog, which produces MASIEEVEVVEILDSGMGSSDVRSPEIKSILPDDGEDEEDESLAERLIGLTEMFPNEVRNFGYNFGSGLCRCIKGVYGLSCTVTWLFFSSSAILFAPVIFEIERSQLEEAQRAQQKQVLLGPSTAMSNVSAGMPMAPPVQR